A genomic region of Irregularibacter muris contains the following coding sequences:
- a CDS encoding M42 family metallopeptidase, giving the protein MDNTKLNFLKQLLDTFGPSGNEEHIRELIQKEIKDYVDEIKIDSLGNLIAHKKGIGKKIMLAAHMDEIGLIITHIDKNGFLRFSNIGGVSASISLGQKISLKDGTIGVVSSEHLEEIKELKLDKLYIDIGANSREEAEKKVSIGSVVSFYGPLSVNDNRAISKAMDDRIGCFVLVEIIKNMKDNNKDLYFVFTVQEELGIRGAKTSAYGIDPDLGIAVDVTSTGDTPKCKSMEVSLGKGPTVKIMDGSVMCHPRVKELLISTAKKYNIPYQLEVLEYGGTDAGAIHLTREGIPSGAVSIPTRYIHSPGEMVDLKDVEYAIELLAKSLQEEI; this is encoded by the coding sequence ATGGATAACACGAAACTGAATTTTTTAAAACAATTATTAGATACCTTTGGACCTTCAGGTAATGAAGAACATATTCGAGAACTAATACAAAAGGAAATAAAAGACTATGTAGACGAAATAAAAATAGATTCTCTAGGCAATTTAATTGCCCATAAAAAAGGTATAGGAAAGAAAATCATGTTAGCGGCCCATATGGATGAAATTGGACTTATTATTACTCATATAGATAAAAATGGATTTTTAAGGTTTTCTAATATTGGTGGAGTTTCTGCTTCTATATCTCTTGGTCAAAAAATATCTCTTAAAGATGGCACTATTGGGGTTGTATCTAGTGAGCATTTGGAGGAAATAAAAGAGTTAAAACTAGACAAACTATATATTGATATAGGTGCAAATAGTAGGGAAGAAGCTGAGAAAAAGGTTTCTATTGGAAGTGTTGTGAGTTTTTATGGTCCTTTAAGTGTAAATGATAATCGTGCGATATCAAAAGCTATGGATGACCGAATAGGATGTTTTGTTCTTGTCGAGATCATTAAAAATATGAAAGATAACAATAAAGACTTATATTTTGTCTTTACCGTACAAGAAGAACTAGGTATTAGGGGCGCAAAAACCTCTGCCTATGGCATTGATCCTGACCTAGGCATTGCCGTTGATGTTACTTCCACAGGTGATACCCCTAAATGTAAAAGCATGGAAGTGTCCTTGGGAAAAGGTCCCACAGTAAAAATCATGGATGGTTCTGTAATGTGTCATCCTAGAGTAAAAGAACTATTAATTTCTACAGCTAAGAAATATAATATACCTTATCAATTAGAAGTATTAGAATATGGTGGAACAGATGCAGGTGCCATTCACTTGACGAGGGAAGGTATTCCTTCTGGTGCAGTATCTATTCCCACTCGTTATATTCATAGCCCTGGTGAAATGGTAGACTTAAAAGACGTGGAATATGCAATAGAACTATTAGCAAAATCTTTACAAGAAGAAATATAG
- the miaB gene encoding tRNA (N6-isopentenyl adenosine(37)-C2)-methylthiotransferase MiaB has product MTNININKKKYYKIITYGCQMNENDSEKLAGMLNILGYSPIEDEEKADIVIFNTCSVRENADVKVFGNLGHFKPLKKRNPNMILAVCGCMMQQQEIVNKIMDKYPQVDLVFGTHNLHKFPELLANAQQSPRIVVDVWEEGGEIVEALPIERKYEHKAYVTIMYGCNNFCSYCIVPYTRGRERSRRPEQIVQEITKLAQEGCKEITLLGQNVNSYGKSLEEDITFADLLRRLNNIEGIERIRFMTSHPKDLSDDLIAAMKECDKVCEHLHLPFQAGNNKILKIMNRRYTKESYLNLINKIKDAIPGIALTTDIIVGFPGETDEDFEDTLDIVREVKFDSAFTFLYSVREGTPAAKMENQIPDEIKHKRFQKLLDLQHQISAEENKLLEGTIAEVFVEGVSKNDTEKMSGRTRTNKLVNFIGKKDSIGELVQIKITQGQTWSLNGVQIGYDDKE; this is encoded by the coding sequence ATGACAAATATTAATATAAACAAAAAAAAATATTATAAAATTATTACCTACGGTTGTCAGATGAATGAAAATGATTCAGAAAAACTGGCTGGTATGCTTAATATATTAGGATATTCTCCTATTGAGGATGAAGAAAAAGCAGATATTGTAATATTCAATACATGTAGCGTAAGAGAAAATGCTGATGTGAAAGTTTTTGGGAATTTGGGGCATTTTAAGCCTCTTAAAAAGCGAAATCCTAATATGATATTAGCGGTGTGTGGTTGCATGATGCAGCAGCAGGAAATTGTTAATAAAATAATGGACAAGTATCCTCAAGTAGACTTGGTTTTTGGAACACATAACCTTCATAAGTTCCCTGAATTATTAGCGAATGCTCAGCAATCTCCTCGAATTGTTGTTGATGTATGGGAAGAGGGAGGAGAAATAGTCGAAGCTCTACCTATTGAACGAAAATATGAACATAAAGCCTATGTAACGATAATGTATGGTTGTAATAACTTTTGTAGCTATTGTATCGTACCTTATACTAGAGGTAGAGAAAGAAGTAGAAGACCTGAACAAATTGTTCAGGAGATTACTAAATTGGCCCAAGAAGGATGTAAGGAGATTACATTGCTAGGTCAAAATGTTAATTCCTATGGGAAAAGTTTAGAGGAAGACATTACCTTTGCCGATCTTTTAAGAAGATTAAACAATATAGAAGGTATTGAGCGAATACGCTTTATGACCTCCCATCCCAAGGATCTTTCTGATGATTTAATAGCGGCTATGAAGGAATGCGATAAGGTTTGTGAACATCTACATTTACCATTTCAGGCAGGAAATAATAAAATATTAAAAATAATGAATAGAAGATATACGAAAGAATCCTATTTGAATCTAATCAATAAGATAAAAGATGCAATACCAGGTATTGCTCTAACCACTGATATTATCGTAGGGTTTCCAGGAGAAACAGATGAAGACTTTGAGGATACACTCGATATCGTACGAGAGGTAAAATTTGATTCAGCATTTACATTCCTTTATTCGGTAAGGGAAGGTACACCGGCCGCTAAAATGGAAAATCAAATACCTGACGAAATTAAACATAAGAGATTTCAAAAACTATTAGATCTTCAACATCAAATTAGTGCAGAGGAAAACAAATTATTGGAAGGTACAATAGCCGAAGTGTTTGTAGAGGGTGTTAGTAAAAATGATACAGAGAAAATGAGTGGAAGAACACGAACCAATAAATTGGTAAACTTTATAGGCAAAAAAGATTCTATTGGTGAACTTGTTCAAATTAAGATTACTCAAGGACAAACTTGGAGTTTGAATGGTGTACAAATTGGTTATGATGATAAAGAATAA
- the mutS gene encoding DNA mismatch repair protein MutS: MSKLTPMMQQYLEIHSQAKDAILFFRLGDFYEMFFDDAILASRELEITLTGRDCGLEERAPMCGVPYHSADNYIAKLVEKGYKVAICEQVEEPSEAKGIVKREITRIISPGTIIDSTALEDKKNNYLLCIYNELNSYGLAFTDVSTGEFKTSQIVGENSTNILMDEIGKINPSEILVNNTLYKAEEIKNFIEKKFQIQLSPFPNKYFNYNDAKDKIKDHFNVYSLTALDLEEHILGIRAAGALMGYLEETQKTALPHINEISRYDVEEYMILDLSTRSNLELTETIRGKEKKGSLLWILDQTITAMGGRQLRQWVEQPLVDKNLIQKRLDSVEEIYSNIILRKDIEQLLKNVYDIQRLISRLSYGSANSRDLLALKQSIGILPSLKKILLQCKSSFLVEIYNNLDLLEDIHKLIQDSIHEEPPISLKEGGIIKDGFSEEVDQYRIATKSGQEWIVKLEMEEKKKTGIRSLKVGFNKVFGYYLDVTKSNIHLVPDDYIRKQTLANSERYFTPELKDIEAKILGAQEKVVQLEYQLFQDIKNQVLAQINRIQAVAKNIAFLDSLWSLASIAYDNHYVKPVILNNDEIIIESGRHPVVEKMMKYNEFVPNNCSLDCKDQRTIIITGPNMSGKSTYMRQIALIVLMAQIGSFVPAKDAQIGIVDRIFTRVGASDDLASGQSTFMVEMSEVSNILKNATSNSLVILDEVGRGTSTFDGLSIAWAVIEYINDLNIIGCKTMFATHYHELTVLEQQLQGIKNYSIAVKEGKDNIIFLREIIPGSADQSYGIEVAKLAGLPAEVIERSNDILYALENKEDSLKHQTAICSEDMMVKTKKDQSLNNTNLTLLNYRKEEVLEEVRTLALDQITPLELMNIVSHLQKKLKDSGVF, translated from the coding sequence TTGTCAAAACTTACTCCTATGATGCAACAATATTTAGAAATTCATAGTCAAGCGAAGGATGCTATTTTATTCTTTCGATTGGGTGATTTCTACGAAATGTTCTTTGATGATGCTATTTTAGCCTCTAGGGAGTTGGAAATAACACTTACAGGCAGGGATTGCGGTTTGGAAGAAAGAGCACCTATGTGCGGAGTACCTTATCACTCAGCAGATAATTATATCGCAAAGTTAGTAGAAAAGGGATATAAGGTAGCTATTTGCGAGCAGGTAGAGGAACCTTCTGAGGCTAAGGGCATTGTCAAAAGAGAAATAACTAGAATTATTTCTCCTGGTACAATTATTGATAGTACTGCTCTAGAGGATAAAAAAAATAATTATCTTTTGTGTATATATAATGAACTGAACTCCTATGGACTTGCTTTTACAGATGTTTCAACTGGAGAATTTAAGACCAGCCAAATAGTCGGAGAGAATTCAACCAATATACTCATGGATGAAATAGGAAAGATAAATCCTTCTGAAATATTGGTTAATAATACTCTATATAAAGCAGAGGAAATAAAAAACTTCATTGAAAAAAAGTTTCAAATACAATTAAGTCCATTTCCTAATAAATATTTTAATTATAATGATGCCAAAGATAAAATAAAAGATCATTTTAATGTATATTCATTAACTGCATTAGACTTAGAAGAGCATATTCTAGGTATTCGGGCGGCTGGGGCCCTAATGGGTTATTTAGAGGAAACACAAAAAACAGCATTGCCTCACATAAATGAAATAAGCAGGTATGATGTTGAAGAATATATGATACTTGACCTATCTACACGAAGCAACTTAGAGTTAACAGAAACCATTCGGGGGAAAGAAAAAAAAGGAAGTCTTTTGTGGATATTAGATCAAACCATTACTGCTATGGGGGGAAGGCAACTTAGGCAATGGGTAGAGCAGCCCTTAGTAGATAAAAACCTCATTCAAAAAAGATTAGATAGTGTGGAGGAAATATACTCGAATATAATACTTAGAAAAGATATCGAACAATTATTAAAAAATGTCTATGATATTCAAAGACTAATATCTCGGCTATCCTATGGTAGTGCTAATAGTAGAGATCTTTTAGCATTAAAACAATCTATCGGTATCTTACCCTCGCTGAAAAAAATACTTTTACAGTGTAAATCCTCATTTTTAGTTGAAATATACAATAATCTAGATTTACTAGAAGATATACATAAATTAATCCAAGATAGTATACATGAAGAGCCTCCTATATCTCTTAAGGAAGGAGGTATTATAAAAGACGGATTTAGTGAAGAGGTTGACCAATATAGAATAGCAACAAAATCTGGTCAAGAATGGATCGTAAAACTTGAAATGGAAGAAAAAAAGAAGACGGGTATACGCTCCTTAAAGGTGGGATTTAATAAAGTTTTTGGGTATTATTTAGATGTTACCAAAAGCAATATTCATTTAGTGCCAGACGATTATATCCGGAAACAAACTCTAGCTAATTCTGAGAGATACTTTACCCCTGAATTGAAGGATATAGAAGCAAAAATTCTCGGTGCACAGGAAAAAGTGGTACAGCTAGAATATCAATTGTTTCAGGATATAAAAAATCAGGTCTTAGCTCAGATTAATCGAATTCAGGCAGTGGCTAAAAATATTGCCTTTCTCGATTCTCTCTGGTCATTAGCGAGTATTGCCTATGATAACCATTATGTTAAACCAGTGATACTAAATAATGATGAAATCATTATCGAGAGTGGACGACATCCTGTAGTAGAGAAGATGATGAAATATAATGAATTTGTACCTAACAACTGTAGTCTTGACTGCAAAGATCAGCGGACAATCATCATAACAGGTCCTAATATGTCAGGTAAATCCACTTATATGCGTCAAATAGCGCTGATTGTATTAATGGCGCAAATAGGGAGTTTTGTCCCAGCAAAAGATGCTCAAATAGGTATTGTGGATAGAATCTTTACTCGTGTAGGAGCATCTGATGATTTAGCCTCTGGCCAAAGTACATTTATGGTTGAAATGAGTGAGGTGTCAAATATATTAAAAAATGCTACCTCTAATAGTTTAGTTATTTTGGATGAGGTGGGAAGAGGAACGAGCACCTTTGATGGCCTTAGTATCGCATGGGCTGTAATAGAATATATTAATGATCTAAACATTATAGGATGCAAGACTATGTTTGCCACCCATTACCACGAACTTACTGTTTTAGAACAACAATTACAAGGGATAAAGAACTATTCAATTGCTGTTAAGGAAGGAAAAGATAACATTATATTTTTGAGAGAAATTATCCCAGGAAGTGCAGACCAAAGTTATGGGATTGAAGTCGCCAAATTAGCGGGTTTACCTGCTGAAGTTATTGAAAGATCCAATGATATTTTATACGCCTTAGAGAATAAAGAAGATTCTTTAAAACATCAAACCGCTATTTGCAGTGAAGATATGATGGTTAAAACCAAAAAAGATCAGTCCTTAAATAATACCAATTTAACCTTGCTTAACTACAGAAAAGAGGAGGTTCTTGAAGAAGTAAGAACATTAGCCTTGGATCAAATAACTCCTCTTGAATTAATGAATATTGTTTCTCATTTGCAAAAAAAACTTAAAGATAGTGGAGTGTTTTAG
- the mutL gene encoding DNA mismatch repair endonuclease MutL, translating to MSKIRLLDVRTANKIAAGEVIINPASVIKELLENSIDAQSNTITIEIIKGGKELISITDNGIGIPAKDVKLAFQRHTTSKISKVEDLEKINTLGFRGEALASIAAISKVKMTTREKDQESGVFISIQGGKVVKEQELGCPRGTNIKVEDIFYNTPARYKYLKKDSIESGYIGQIVEKIALSHPEISFRFINNDKQVFHTPGNNDLFSCIYSIFGKNFAHDLIEINYTNDPLRIKGFIGKPGLSRSNRNRQIFYINQRYVQSKILSQALEDAYKGLIMVHKFPVAIFNIELPPEMLDVNVHPAKTQIRFQNESLIYLLTKQALSDRLKTTSLIPEVSLPRTKVDKDQKNHNEIQAEIPLDHPISYVNHLQNLAEAKGTSSDWKKEDLHYNRNKEKKKEKVYEDNFLGYNNKKYNKDPISPVFEKEKTIPKTEPQIIEELKLGKIIGQIFSTYIILEIPKGILLIDQHAAHERIKYNELKKQYKKNEVASQKLLVPISMNLSFQECQLIKEFSTIIHRMGFEIEEFGSNSIIIRSVPLILSQPQGDAYITQIIDYLQELQNVESIIEREDKLISMACKSAIKAHDKLDVKEMTQLVHDLIFTEQPYTCPHGRPTIIRLTQYELEKLFKRIQ from the coding sequence ATGTCAAAAATAAGATTATTAGATGTACGTACCGCAAATAAAATAGCTGCTGGTGAAGTAATTATTAACCCTGCATCGGTAATTAAAGAACTATTAGAAAACTCTATAGACGCTCAAAGCAATACAATTACTATTGAAATAATCAAAGGTGGCAAAGAGCTAATTTCTATTACCGACAATGGTATTGGCATCCCAGCCAAAGACGTTAAATTGGCTTTTCAAAGACATACTACCAGTAAGATTAGCAAGGTAGAAGATTTAGAGAAAATCAATACTTTAGGCTTTAGAGGAGAAGCCTTGGCTAGTATAGCCGCTATATCTAAAGTAAAGATGACCACTAGGGAGAAAGACCAAGAGAGCGGAGTTTTTATTAGTATTCAGGGTGGTAAAGTTGTAAAAGAGCAAGAGCTAGGTTGCCCTAGGGGAACAAATATAAAAGTTGAGGATATATTTTACAATACTCCCGCACGATATAAATATTTGAAAAAAGATTCTATTGAATCAGGCTATATTGGCCAAATTGTCGAAAAAATTGCCTTATCTCACCCAGAGATTTCATTTAGATTTATTAACAATGATAAACAGGTATTTCATACCCCTGGAAACAATGACCTATTTAGCTGTATTTATAGTATTTTTGGAAAAAACTTTGCCCATGATTTAATCGAGATTAATTATACAAATGACCCTCTGCGTATAAAAGGTTTTATTGGTAAACCAGGGTTGTCAAGATCAAACCGAAACCGTCAGATTTTTTACATTAACCAAAGATATGTTCAGAGTAAGATCCTTTCACAGGCTTTGGAAGATGCTTATAAAGGTCTAATTATGGTTCACAAATTTCCTGTAGCCATATTTAATATCGAACTACCACCTGAAATGTTGGATGTCAATGTTCATCCTGCAAAAACCCAAATACGGTTTCAAAATGAAAGCTTGATCTATTTATTAACTAAACAAGCTCTTTCTGACCGTTTGAAGACCACGTCCTTAATACCTGAAGTTAGCCTTCCTAGGACCAAAGTAGACAAGGATCAAAAAAACCATAATGAAATTCAAGCTGAAATCCCTCTTGATCATCCTATTTCTTATGTAAATCACCTTCAAAATCTAGCAGAAGCTAAAGGAACTTCTAGCGATTGGAAGAAAGAGGATTTGCATTATAATAGAAATAAAGAGAAGAAGAAAGAAAAAGTTTATGAAGATAACTTCCTAGGATATAATAATAAAAAATACAATAAAGATCCTATTTCTCCTGTTTTTGAGAAGGAAAAAACAATCCCTAAAACTGAACCACAGATTATAGAAGAACTAAAATTAGGGAAAATAATTGGCCAAATTTTTTCCACATATATCATCCTTGAAATCCCTAAAGGAATATTGCTCATTGACCAACATGCTGCTCATGAGCGAATAAAGTATAATGAACTAAAAAAACAGTATAAAAAGAATGAAGTTGCATCCCAAAAATTATTAGTACCTATATCCATGAACTTGTCTTTTCAAGAATGTCAATTAATCAAAGAATTTTCAACGATTATCCATAGGATGGGCTTTGAAATTGAGGAATTTGGTAGCAATAGCATTATTATAAGATCAGTACCTCTAATATTAAGTCAACCTCAGGGTGATGCCTATATCACCCAAATAATTGATTATTTACAAGAATTGCAGAATGTTGAATCTATAATAGAACGAGAAGATAAGCTTATTTCCATGGCTTGTAAAAGTGCTATCAAAGCCCATGATAAACTGGATGTAAAGGAGATGACACAGCTAGTTCATGATTTAATTTTTACAGAACAACCGTATACATGTCCCCATGGAAGACCAACGATTATAAGATTAACCCAATATGAACTAGAAAAATTATTTAAAAGAATACAATAA
- the miaA gene encoding tRNA (adenosine(37)-N6)-dimethylallyltransferase MiaA has product MKKPLVVIVGPTAVGKTDISISVAKRLNSEIISADSMQIYKYMDIGTAKPTKGEMQGIPHYLIDEIEPDEEFNVALFQQKAFKYIDYILEKKKTPMVVGGTGLYVNSLVYPLNFTESISDPEYRIKIQALAKEKGNQYIHDLLKQVDSLSAEAIHPNNTKRIIRALEVYKNTGKTMSYYKEKTQIEDIPFSLVMIGLMMDRDILYQRINQRIDNMIEEGLIDEVKGLLDKGYDKDLVSMQGLGYKEIIGFLEGQLTLEESINLLKRDTRRFAKRQLTWFRRDKRIHWIKVDEYTSKADIIDDIIMLIETKFPFSKRV; this is encoded by the coding sequence ATGAAGAAACCATTAGTAGTAATAGTGGGACCTACGGCAGTAGGGAAAACAGATATTTCAATTAGTGTTGCTAAAAGGTTGAATAGTGAAATAATCTCGGCAGATTCTATGCAGATATATAAATATATGGATATTGGCACAGCAAAACCTACTAAAGGGGAAATGCAAGGGATTCCCCATTATTTAATAGATGAAATTGAGCCAGATGAGGAATTTAATGTTGCATTATTCCAACAAAAAGCTTTTAAATACATTGACTATATTCTTGAAAAAAAGAAGACTCCGATGGTAGTGGGAGGAACGGGACTTTATGTAAATTCTTTAGTCTATCCTTTAAACTTTACCGAAAGTATTTCTGATCCGGAATATCGAATAAAAATTCAAGCCTTAGCAAAGGAAAAAGGAAATCAATATATTCATGACCTTTTAAAACAGGTAGATTCTCTTTCTGCAGAAGCCATTCATCCTAATAATACCAAACGAATTATTAGAGCATTAGAAGTCTATAAGAATACAGGTAAAACAATGTCCTATTATAAAGAAAAAACTCAAATAGAAGATATTCCCTTCTCTCTTGTTATGATTGGACTAATGATGGATAGAGATATTCTATATCAAAGAATAAACCAACGGATTGATAACATGATAGAAGAAGGATTAATAGATGAAGTAAAAGGACTTTTAGACAAAGGATATGATAAAGATTTAGTTTCCATGCAAGGACTTGGGTACAAAGAAATTATAGGGTTTCTGGAAGGACAATTGACCTTAGAAGAGTCAATAAATCTTCTTAAAAGAGATACAAGAAGATTTGCAAAACGTCAACTAACTTGGTTTAGACGAGATAAAAGAATACATTGGATCAAAGTAGATGAATATACTTCAAAAGCAGACATAATAGATGATATAATAATGCTCATAGAGACAAAGTTTCCATTCAGCAAAAGAGTATAA
- the hfq gene encoding RNA chaperone Hfq translates to MIKNNINLQEVFLNHVRKERMPITIYLVNGYQLKGIVKGFDNYTIVLESDNKQQMVYKHAISTISPSKQINFQSITSTNEQ, encoded by the coding sequence ATGATAAAAAACAATATTAATCTTCAAGAGGTTTTTTTAAATCATGTTAGAAAGGAACGTATGCCCATCACAATATATCTAGTAAATGGCTATCAATTAAAGGGAATTGTAAAAGGTTTTGATAACTATACTATTGTTTTGGAGAGCGATAATAAACAACAAATGGTGTACAAACATGCCATTTCAACTATTTCTCCTAGTAAACAAATTAATTTTCAAAGCATAACCTCTACCAATGAGCAATAA
- a CDS encoding AAA family ATPase, whose protein sequence is MQTKINQTSLFKEEVPSKKEKPHLLTKDKLDTEENINIEEIYQELNSLVGLKMLKNLVREIEAFVMINKKRQKENLTIEPLVFHMIFRGNPGTGKTTVARILGKLFKGLGVLKSGHVVEVERADLVGEFVGQTAQKVKTKIHESLGGILFIDEAYSLARGGEKDFGKEAIDTLVKAMEDYKNEFILILAGYKIEMDFFLMSNPGLRSRFPVHINFEDYSIDELMSIAEIMALKRQYEITLEGKKVLYKLLVQRRLDYDHDKFGNAREVRNIIEKTIRKQALRLSKKTNIDRKDLIYLRKEDFM, encoded by the coding sequence TTGCAGACAAAAATTAATCAAACCTCTCTCTTTAAAGAGGAAGTGCCTTCAAAAAAAGAAAAACCTCATTTGTTAACTAAGGATAAATTGGATACTGAAGAAAATATTAATATTGAAGAAATTTATCAAGAACTAAACTCTTTAGTAGGATTAAAAATGCTCAAAAATCTAGTCCGGGAAATTGAAGCTTTTGTGATGATCAATAAAAAACGACAGAAAGAAAATCTAACCATAGAACCCTTGGTTTTTCACATGATTTTCAGGGGGAACCCAGGGACTGGAAAAACAACGGTAGCTCGAATATTAGGAAAACTATTTAAAGGGTTAGGGGTATTAAAATCAGGACATGTCGTTGAGGTAGAGAGAGCCGACCTAGTGGGCGAATTTGTTGGGCAAACTGCTCAGAAAGTAAAAACTAAAATTCATGAATCACTTGGTGGTATATTGTTCATTGATGAAGCTTATTCTTTAGCAAGGGGAGGGGAAAAGGACTTTGGTAAGGAAGCTATAGATACCCTTGTTAAAGCCATGGAGGACTACAAGAATGAGTTCATTCTTATTTTAGCAGGCTATAAAATAGAAATGGACTTTTTCCTTATGAGTAACCCAGGACTACGATCTAGATTTCCCGTACATATTAATTTTGAGGATTATTCAATTGATGAATTAATGAGTATAGCAGAAATAATGGCCCTAAAAAGACAATATGAAATTACCTTAGAAGGTAAAAAAGTTCTGTATAAATTACTTGTACAGAGGCGATTAGACTATGATCATGATAAGTTTGGTAATGCTAGAGAAGTAAGAAATATTATAGAAAAAACCATACGAAAACAAGCATTAAGATTATCAAAAAAAACAAATATCGACAGAAAAGACTTAATTTATTTAAGAAAAGAAGATTTTATGTGA
- a CDS encoding methionine gamma-lyase family protein codes for MDEFKIKGNILDFCSEIEKKMNKRLRDIDEIREYNQLKVLKAMQSIGLSDRHFSVSTGYGYDDIGRDAIEQVYAEVFRTEDALVRPQIISGTHALSLCLYGILRPSDEMLSITGKPYDTLENVIGINDIENGQGSLRDYNIQYKQIDLTAKGEVDIKKVMDTISPKTKLIYIQRSTGYEWRKALTVNKIKDAVQQIKKQFPNILVMVDNCYGEFIEPLEPTEVGVDIMAGSLIKNPGGGLAPTGGYVVGKKHLIELVANRLSAPGLGKEGGATLGINRTFFQGLFLAPHIVAEALKVAILAARVFEELGFEVCPTSEDERSDIIQSIKLGTPESVITFCKAIQESAPVDAFVTPEPWDMPGYNDPVIMAAGAFIQGSSIELSADAPIKAPYIAYLQGGLTFEHGKIGIYIALQRLAEKNIIKL; via the coding sequence ATGGATGAGTTTAAAATTAAAGGAAATATTTTAGATTTCTGTAGTGAAATAGAAAAAAAAATGAATAAGAGATTAAGGGATATAGATGAGATAAGGGAATACAATCAACTTAAAGTTTTGAAAGCAATGCAAAGTATAGGTTTAAGTGATAGACATTTTTCTGTGTCTACTGGATATGGATATGATGATATAGGAAGAGATGCTATTGAACAGGTTTATGCAGAAGTATTTAGAACAGAGGATGCCTTAGTTCGACCTCAGATAATTTCAGGAACCCATGCCTTATCCTTATGTCTTTATGGAATTTTAAGACCTTCGGATGAAATGCTGTCAATTACCGGAAAGCCCTATGATACATTGGAAAATGTTATTGGTATCAATGATATTGAAAATGGGCAGGGTTCCCTAAGAGATTATAATATTCAGTATAAACAGATTGATTTAACCGCTAAAGGTGAGGTTGACATAAAAAAAGTTATGGATACCATTTCCCCTAAGACAAAATTGATTTATATACAAAGGTCAACCGGTTATGAATGGCGAAAAGCATTGACTGTAAATAAAATAAAAGATGCTGTTCAGCAAATCAAGAAACAATTTCCCAATATACTTGTTATGGTAGATAATTGTTATGGAGAATTTATCGAACCTTTAGAGCCTACCGAAGTAGGCGTAGATATTATGGCAGGTTCACTGATTAAAAATCCTGGAGGAGGATTGGCACCAACAGGAGGATATGTTGTAGGCAAAAAACACCTAATTGAATTGGTTGCTAATCGGTTATCTGCTCCGGGATTAGGAAAAGAAGGTGGAGCTACCCTGGGGATAAATCGCACATTTTTTCAAGGGCTATTTTTAGCACCACATATCGTTGCAGAAGCTTTAAAGGTAGCTATACTTGCCGCAAGGGTGTTTGAAGAATTAGGATTTGAAGTTTGTCCTACTTCTGAAGATGAAAGAAGCGATATTATTCAAAGCATAAAACTCGGGACACCGGAAAGTGTTATTACATTTTGTAAAGCTATCCAGGAAAGTGCCCCTGTGGATGCTTTTGTTACTCCTGAACCTTGGGATATGCCAGGTTATAATGATCCAGTCATTATGGCCGCAGGAGCATTTATACAAGGATCCTCTATTGAACTTAGTGCCGATGCCCCTATTAAAGCCCCCTATATTGCCTATTTACAAGGTGGATTAACCTTTGAACATGGTAAAATAGGAATATATATTGCATTACAACGTCTGGCAGAAAAGAATATTATAAAACTGTAA